Proteins co-encoded in one Cupriavidus nantongensis genomic window:
- a CDS encoding DUF6094 domain-containing protein, whose amino-acid sequence MALMFPRLARNFIRNGYFPTDEPTLERALSALAPCPGSMSLLDPCAGEGVAIAEAAHALGREQVQAFAVEYDAERARHARQLVDHCIHGDLMDTLISRQSFGLLWLNPPYGDLSKDVNGNIGYQGQGRARLEKLFYQRALPLLQYGGVLIFIVPSYVLDAELVGWLTRHFADLRIYRAVETQFKQVVIFGRRIRQRDQASESVKATRGLLLQIGQGDAEAEELPLEWPFLPYTVPASPAEPEHFYRVTMEPEQFADEVGRLQGLWPALDTHLGGAQQSLRPPARALSHWHLALALAAGAISGVVKSKSGRVLVVKGDTHKEKTLQTEYTERDDGSVAETRILTDKFVPVIRAWDLTLGSPTWGEVLTIR is encoded by the coding sequence ATGGCACTCATGTTTCCGCGCCTGGCGCGCAATTTCATTCGTAACGGCTATTTCCCCACCGACGAGCCGACGCTGGAGCGGGCCTTGTCCGCACTGGCGCCGTGTCCCGGCTCCATGTCCCTCCTCGATCCCTGCGCCGGCGAAGGCGTGGCGATCGCCGAAGCTGCCCACGCCCTCGGGCGCGAGCAGGTCCAGGCCTTCGCCGTCGAGTACGACGCCGAGCGTGCCCGCCACGCACGGCAACTGGTCGATCACTGCATCCACGGTGACCTGATGGACACGCTGATCTCGCGCCAGTCCTTCGGGCTGCTGTGGCTGAACCCGCCGTATGGCGACCTGAGCAAGGACGTGAACGGCAACATCGGCTATCAGGGCCAGGGCCGTGCGCGGCTGGAAAAGCTGTTCTATCAGCGCGCGCTGCCGCTGCTGCAATACGGCGGTGTGCTGATCTTCATCGTGCCGTCCTACGTGCTCGACGCCGAGCTGGTCGGATGGCTGACGCGCCACTTTGCCGACCTGCGCATCTACCGTGCGGTGGAAACGCAGTTCAAGCAGGTAGTGATCTTCGGTCGCAGGATTCGTCAACGCGACCAGGCATCGGAGTCGGTCAAGGCCACCCGCGGTCTGCTGCTGCAGATCGGGCAAGGCGACGCCGAAGCCGAGGAACTGCCGCTCGAATGGCCGTTCCTGCCGTACACCGTCCCTGCCAGCCCGGCCGAGCCGGAGCACTTCTATCGCGTGACGATGGAGCCCGAGCAGTTCGCCGATGAAGTCGGCCGGCTGCAAGGGCTCTGGCCGGCGCTCGATACGCACCTGGGCGGCGCGCAGCAGTCGCTGCGTCCACCCGCGCGGGCCTTGTCGCACTGGCATCTCGCCCTGGCCTTGGCCGCGGGCGCGATCTCCGGCGTGGTGAAGTCCAAGAGCGGGCGCGTGCTCGTCGTCAAAGGTGATACCCACAAGGAGAAGACCCTCCAGACGGAATACACCGAACGCGACGACGGCTCCGTGGCCGAGACGCGCATCCTCACCGACAAGTTCGTGCCGGTCATTCGTGCATGGGACTTGACGCTGGGCTCGCCCACGTGGGGCGAAGTGCTGACCATCCGCTGA
- a CDS encoding DUF3275 family protein — translation MITIPGQLAIKTIHGRNGDFNVGRLATSIGEFVVKNAELDQYREGKYDGDFVIVEIRPSTYNANGRMVIEIRAHLGGMTLSAIDALSRDEARRLSPQEVDPIDEEAQAPVPASPPAKPKAEPRSPRDPLVDTTPFGSEPAPVSAAASAEADDAALFGALWPLRETVKLDATVDRRVLRQQRDRLDKLGYEFAPLSQDWHLKAA, via the coding sequence ATGATCACCATCCCCGGCCAGTTGGCCATCAAGACCATCCACGGCAGGAACGGCGACTTCAACGTCGGCCGCCTGGCGACCTCGATCGGCGAGTTCGTCGTGAAGAACGCCGAACTCGATCAGTATCGCGAGGGCAAGTACGACGGTGATTTCGTCATCGTCGAGATTCGCCCCTCCACGTATAACGCCAACGGCCGCATGGTCATCGAAATCCGCGCCCATCTGGGCGGAATGACGCTGTCCGCCATCGACGCCCTGAGCCGCGACGAAGCCCGCCGGCTGAGTCCGCAGGAAGTCGATCCGATCGACGAGGAAGCGCAGGCGCCCGTGCCGGCATCGCCCCCGGCCAAGCCGAAGGCGGAGCCGCGCAGTCCGCGCGATCCCCTGGTTGATACCACGCCGTTCGGCAGCGAACCGGCTCCCGTGTCCGCTGCGGCCTCGGCCGAGGCAGACGACGCGGCGCTGTTCGGTGCCTTGTGGCCCCTGCGCGAGACCGTGAAGCTCGATGCGACCGTGGATCGTCGTGTGCTGCGTCAGCAGCGCGACCGTCTCGACAAGCTGGGCTACGAGTTCGCTCCGTTGTCCCAGGACTGGCACCTCAAAGCTGCCTGA
- a CDS encoding STY4534 family ICE replication protein, translated as MTTSTDKSYFDLHITGLGYLNRIREVKPKKGDAFLACDIAALNGPSDDVSYVRFDTRVSGSEAQHLVRRCIQAVDAEKKVMIGFRLGDLWTDTFTYSKGKRAGEQGVSLKARLLFVSWIKVDGKLVYKAEPKPTETDERDPEVPVTSDAPAAQQASAPEPSKPLADAADDAANAPALAVAESF; from the coding sequence ATGACCACTTCCACCGACAAGTCCTACTTCGATCTGCACATCACCGGCCTCGGGTATCTCAATCGCATCCGCGAAGTGAAGCCCAAGAAAGGCGATGCGTTCCTGGCCTGCGACATCGCGGCCCTGAACGGTCCCAGCGATGACGTCTCGTACGTGCGTTTCGACACGCGCGTATCGGGATCGGAAGCGCAGCACCTGGTGCGCCGCTGCATTCAGGCGGTCGACGCCGAGAAGAAGGTGATGATCGGCTTCCGCCTGGGCGACCTGTGGACCGACACCTTCACCTACTCCAAGGGCAAGCGTGCCGGCGAGCAGGGGGTGAGCCTCAAGGCCCGCCTGCTGTTCGTCAGTTGGATCAAGGTCGACGGCAAGCTCGTCTACAAGGCCGAACCCAAGCCGACCGAGACCGACGAGCGGGACCCGGAAGTCCCTGTGACGTCCGACGCGCCCGCCGCGCAGCAAGCCTCGGCACCGGAGCCTTCCAAGCCCCTCGCCGATGCTGCCGACGACGCAGCCAATGCCCCCGCATTGGCCGTTGCCGAGTCGTTCTGA
- a CDS encoding SH3 domain-containing protein — translation MNLDLGKIREVTAEGMLAREMARMEDERVSWRHALAHTDSIARQMKELTQAGSAYGQVLRDIKALQFPASDIARECTGLLRADCSAMETLKLWQEAQRAEQESVRRMLEPLADIRKSLMLDDSTQRLIKEITEGVSLRDRLDDILSQATGAGSAAKMWAQQIENSRVQARRLFDDLGVGNSIQNYVRDFEHVNGRWKVPSEVLDMVGSFKEIHDRLGKVALPTIDWDSAATLARLLGREGIEEQLALLGVEPDGTLRELAERPEKGLLSRKQADALAILSFLLTLWIFVYQEYNNSLQQPRTETFQAQTAAALQVQAQQIQSLTVLLEKALAQAAEEPETRFVVRERTATVRSKPENGATVAGKLLPNEVVRAVDKDGKWVEVEYYHWLHEEYRTGWVLKKYLERVPTNYSKDAR, via the coding sequence ATGAACTTGGATCTGGGGAAAATTCGTGAAGTGACCGCGGAGGGGATGCTCGCCCGAGAAATGGCCCGAATGGAAGATGAGCGGGTTTCATGGCGTCACGCCCTGGCCCATACCGACTCCATCGCCAGGCAAATGAAAGAGCTCACGCAAGCGGGTTCGGCCTATGGACAAGTGCTGAGGGACATCAAGGCGTTGCAGTTCCCAGCGTCCGACATTGCTCGGGAATGCACGGGCCTGCTTCGGGCAGACTGCTCAGCGATGGAAACTCTGAAACTGTGGCAAGAGGCGCAGCGTGCCGAGCAGGAGAGCGTCCGCAGAATGCTCGAACCATTGGCCGACATCCGCAAGAGCCTCATGCTGGACGATTCCACCCAAAGGCTCATCAAGGAGATTACCGAGGGGGTTTCGCTCCGAGATCGGCTCGACGACATCCTGTCTCAAGCCACTGGGGCCGGGTCTGCTGCCAAGATGTGGGCCCAGCAGATCGAAAACTCACGGGTTCAGGCAAGGAGGCTCTTCGACGACCTGGGAGTTGGCAACAGCATCCAGAACTATGTCAGGGACTTCGAGCACGTCAATGGGCGGTGGAAGGTGCCCAGCGAGGTGCTGGACATGGTGGGCTCGTTCAAGGAGATTCACGACCGGCTTGGCAAAGTGGCATTGCCCACTATCGACTGGGACTCCGCTGCAACCCTGGCGAGGCTCTTGGGGCGAGAAGGCATCGAGGAGCAACTTGCCCTGCTCGGGGTTGAACCCGATGGGACACTGCGCGAACTGGCCGAGCGTCCTGAGAAGGGTCTTCTCAGCCGAAAACAGGCTGATGCCCTGGCCATTCTCAGCTTTCTGTTAACACTCTGGATTTTCGTGTACCAGGAGTACAACAACTCGCTGCAACAGCCCAGGACGGAGACCTTTCAGGCACAGACCGCGGCGGCATTGCAGGTGCAGGCCCAACAGATTCAGAGCCTCACCGTGCTGTTGGAGAAGGCTTTGGCTCAGGCCGCCGAGGAGCCAGAGACGCGGTTCGTCGTACGCGAACGAACGGCCACGGTGCGCTCGAAACCCGAGAACGGGGCAACTGTCGCAGGGAAGCTCTTGCCCAACGAGGTGGTGCGTGCCGTTGACAAGGACGGCAAGTGGGTCGAGGTCGAGTACTACCACTGGCTGCATGAGGAGTACCGCACGGGCTGGGTCCTGAAGAAGTACTTGGAACGAGTGCCGACGAACTACTCCAAAGATGCGAGGTAG
- a CDS encoding DUF3085 domain-containing protein — MSVRFKGSDLRPVFAEAVVNQCRVILVKDQGAYFLAERGDRWPDGRQKFIAYAEDCSPDVDAFDDWWELARAEFRGDDFGEFFDPHDGVFALILSSEGDLEVFATATQLSLQAMTPMQNAN, encoded by the coding sequence ATGTCAGTTCGATTCAAGGGCTCGGACCTGCGACCCGTGTTCGCCGAAGCGGTGGTCAACCAATGCCGCGTCATCCTGGTCAAGGACCAGGGCGCGTACTTCCTGGCCGAACGCGGCGATCGCTGGCCCGACGGACGCCAGAAGTTCATCGCCTACGCCGAGGACTGCAGTCCGGATGTCGATGCGTTCGATGACTGGTGGGAGCTGGCGCGCGCCGAGTTCCGTGGCGACGACTTCGGCGAGTTCTTCGATCCGCACGATGGTGTCTTCGCGCTCATCCTGAGCAGCGAGGGCGACCTCGAGGTGTTCGCCACGGCAACGCAGCTGTCGCTGCAGGCCATGACGCCGATGCAGAATGCCAATTGA
- a CDS encoding DNA topoisomerase III gives MRVFLCEKPSQGKDIARVLGAVQRGNGCYSGAGVVVTWCIGHLVEAVPPEGYGEQYKRWAIEQLPILPERWRVEPKAATAAQFKVVQQLVAKAGELVIATDADREGEMIAREIIDLCGYRGPIQRLWLSALNDASIRKALRALKPSAETLPLYFSALARSRADWLIGMNLSRLFTLLGRQAGYTGVLSVGRVQTPTLKLVVDRDREIARFVSMPYWAVDVLLSHAGQSFTASWIPPEGSTDAAGRCLQQPVAQQAADRIRAARDAQVVSVDTERVREAPPLPFDLGTLQEVCSKQLGLDVQETLDIAQALYETHKATTYPRSDSGYLPESMLAEVPTVLDSLVKTDPSLRPLIERLDRNQRSRAWNDGKVSAHHGIIPTLEPANLSAMNEKELAVYRLIRAHYLAQFLPHHEFDRTVAQFSCGSQSLAAVGKQIAVIGWREVLATPGPDDAGGEDAQHSQVLPALHAGLSCPVGKVDLKALKTLPPKPYTQGELIKAMKTVAKFVTDPRLKQKLRDTTGIGTEATRANIINGLIGRGYLVKKGRAVRASDAAFTLIDAVPSAIADPGTTAVWEQALDMIEAGQMALDTFIEKQSVWVGQLVQQYRGATLSLKLPPAPACPQCGAPMQQRTGKSGAFWSCSRYPDCKGTLPIESPTGQRSAPRKRRAASKAS, from the coding sequence ATGCGCGTGTTCCTGTGCGAGAAGCCGTCCCAGGGCAAGGACATCGCCCGTGTGCTGGGTGCCGTTCAACGCGGCAACGGCTGCTACAGCGGCGCGGGTGTCGTCGTGACCTGGTGCATCGGTCATCTGGTGGAGGCGGTTCCGCCCGAAGGCTACGGCGAGCAATACAAGCGCTGGGCCATCGAGCAACTGCCCATTCTTCCCGAGCGTTGGCGTGTCGAGCCCAAGGCGGCGACCGCAGCGCAATTCAAGGTCGTGCAGCAGCTCGTCGCCAAGGCGGGCGAGCTGGTGATAGCGACCGACGCCGACCGCGAGGGCGAGATGATCGCCCGCGAGATCATCGACCTGTGCGGCTACCGCGGGCCGATTCAGCGCCTGTGGCTGTCGGCGCTCAACGATGCGTCGATCCGCAAAGCGCTGCGTGCGCTCAAGCCGTCCGCCGAGACGCTGCCGCTGTATTTCTCCGCACTCGCCCGATCGCGCGCCGACTGGCTGATCGGGATGAACTTGAGCCGCTTGTTCACACTGCTGGGGCGTCAGGCCGGCTATACGGGCGTGCTGTCGGTGGGGCGCGTGCAGACGCCGACGCTGAAGTTGGTCGTGGATCGTGATCGCGAGATCGCGCGATTCGTCTCCATGCCGTATTGGGCCGTGGATGTGCTGCTATCCCATGCCGGCCAATCCTTCACCGCGAGCTGGATACCGCCCGAAGGCAGCACGGATGCAGCGGGTCGCTGCCTTCAGCAGCCGGTGGCGCAGCAGGCTGCGGATCGCATTCGCGCGGCACGCGATGCGCAGGTCGTGTCGGTGGACACCGAGCGCGTGCGCGAGGCACCGCCGCTGCCGTTCGACCTGGGCACGCTGCAGGAGGTGTGCTCCAAGCAGTTGGGCCTCGACGTGCAGGAGACGCTGGACATTGCCCAGGCGCTGTACGAGACGCACAAGGCGACAACGTACCCGCGCTCCGATTCGGGCTACCTGCCCGAGAGCATGCTGGCCGAGGTGCCGACCGTACTCGACAGCCTGGTCAAGACCGACCCCAGCCTGCGGCCGCTGATCGAGCGCCTGGATCGCAACCAGCGTTCGCGTGCGTGGAACGACGGCAAGGTGTCGGCTCACCACGGCATCATCCCGACGCTGGAGCCCGCCAACCTGTCGGCCATGAACGAGAAGGAACTGGCCGTCTACCGGCTGATCCGCGCTCATTACCTCGCGCAGTTCCTCCCGCACCATGAGTTCGACCGGACGGTAGCGCAGTTCTCGTGCGGCAGTCAGTCGCTGGCGGCCGTGGGCAAGCAGATTGCCGTCATCGGCTGGCGTGAGGTGCTGGCGACGCCGGGGCCGGACGATGCCGGTGGCGAGGATGCGCAGCACAGCCAGGTGCTGCCCGCCCTGCATGCGGGCCTGTCCTGCCCGGTCGGAAAGGTGGATCTCAAGGCGCTGAAGACGCTGCCGCCCAAACCCTACACGCAGGGCGAGCTGATCAAGGCCATGAAGACCGTCGCCAAGTTCGTGACCGACCCGCGCCTGAAACAGAAGCTGCGAGATACCACCGGCATCGGCACCGAGGCGACACGCGCCAACATCATCAACGGTCTGATCGGTCGCGGCTACCTGGTCAAGAAAGGCCGCGCCGTCCGCGCTTCCGACGCGGCATTCACGCTCATCGACGCGGTGCCCTCGGCCATCGCCGACCCCGGCACCACGGCGGTGTGGGAGCAGGCGCTCGACATGATCGAGGCCGGCCAGATGGCGCTGGACACCTTCATCGAGAAGCAGTCCGTGTGGGTCGGCCAGCTCGTGCAGCAGTACCGCGGCGCAACGCTCTCGCTCAAGCTGCCGCCGGCGCCGGCCTGCCCGCAGTGCGGCGCACCGATGCAGCAGCGCACGGGCAAAAGCGGCGCGTTCTGGTCCTGCTCGCGCTACCCGGACTGCAAGGGCACGTTGCCGATCGAGTCCCCGACGGGCCAGCGCAGCGCACCGCGCAAGCGGCGCGCTGCCTCCAAGGCGTCCTGA
- a CDS encoding single-stranded DNA-binding protein has protein sequence MSTHFVGEGNIGSAPDYREFPNGNDEPRRLLRLNVYFDNPIPKKDGEYEDRGGFWAPVELWHREAEHWKTLYQKGMRVLVEGRTVRDEWEDADENERVTFKVEARRVGILPYRIESVALSAKPAGGQ, from the coding sequence ATGAGCACGCACTTCGTCGGCGAGGGCAACATCGGTTCTGCGCCGGACTACCGCGAATTTCCGAACGGCAACGACGAGCCGCGCCGGCTGCTTCGCCTGAACGTCTACTTCGACAACCCGATCCCGAAGAAGGACGGCGAGTACGAAGATCGCGGCGGCTTCTGGGCGCCGGTGGAACTGTGGCATCGCGAGGCCGAGCACTGGAAGACGCTGTACCAGAAAGGTATGCGGGTGCTGGTCGAGGGCCGCACCGTGCGCGACGAATGGGAGGACGCCGACGAGAACGAGCGCGTGACGTTCAAGGTCGAGGCGCGGCGCGTGGGCATCCTGCCGTACCGCATCGAGTCGGTGGCGCTCAGCGCCAAGCCGGCCGGCGGACAGTAA
- a CDS encoding DUF3158 family protein — protein sequence MTASPPISHSTRFVALEQADFQRLEHAGYLKGLLQPFKGKGSLETWASQCAALRDDVIGLAQRRVLPQARAYPFSLLDVQLAQQATGAGTTFLRWRNLDRSSMGVALWEALLANPATPASLIDELYAIELQRIVLNMQISLTHSISRQALECANKAAQAEAAYLRRVHGHTASVPPTTKESP from the coding sequence ATGACAGCATCGCCCCCTATCAGCCACTCCACGCGCTTCGTGGCGCTGGAACAGGCGGACTTCCAGCGGCTGGAACACGCAGGCTACCTAAAAGGCCTTTTACAGCCTTTTAAGGGTAAGGGGAGTCTGGAGACCTGGGCCAGCCAGTGCGCAGCGCTGCGCGACGACGTGATTGGCCTGGCGCAGCGGCGCGTGCTGCCCCAGGCGCGCGCCTATCCATTCAGTCTGCTCGACGTGCAACTGGCCCAGCAGGCCACTGGCGCAGGGACGACCTTCCTGCGCTGGCGCAACCTCGACCGTTCCTCCATGGGCGTGGCGTTGTGGGAGGCCCTGCTGGCCAACCCCGCGACGCCGGCCTCGCTGATCGACGAGCTGTACGCGATCGAACTGCAGCGCATCGTGCTGAACATGCAGATCAGTCTGACCCACAGCATCTCTCGCCAAGCCCTGGAATGCGCCAACAAGGCCGCGCAGGCCGAAGCGGCTTACCTGCGGCGCGTCCACGGGCATACCGCGTCCGTTCCACCCACCACCAAGGAGTCACCATGA
- a CDS encoding PFL_4669 family integrating conjugative element protein — MANERTEPLQLNLGSLRSAMSLTLHTHHASRIWHGRAPTEGRPGIIGLNGFIGAMNKMKRGAEQDDPYSDWWMLRIEDKLADTKTRLQTLRDQVDQALADVPSALSLGENMNVQPVKLPLFVNAQLGFMAVYLLADYDDLARKLILAHHTALIDRSTLERWLNDGAHALRSLFSLAQQYRYSGTTRDDFAAKNAAARAALEKFGELPQDVLEGTRRSRFAPPIARRTNKPGTPPAAPAIVPDAQASTGGAADGAAGDEGAGA; from the coding sequence ATGGCCAACGAACGCACAGAACCCCTGCAACTGAATCTCGGATCGCTGCGCAGCGCGATGTCGCTGACGCTGCACACGCACCACGCTTCGCGCATCTGGCACGGCCGCGCGCCGACCGAGGGGCGCCCCGGCATCATCGGTCTCAACGGCTTCATCGGCGCCATGAACAAGATGAAGCGCGGCGCCGAGCAGGACGACCCGTACTCGGACTGGTGGATGTTGCGGATCGAGGACAAGCTCGCCGACACCAAGACCCGTCTGCAGACCCTGCGCGACCAGGTGGATCAGGCCTTGGCCGACGTGCCATCGGCGCTGTCGCTGGGCGAGAACATGAACGTGCAGCCGGTGAAGCTGCCGCTGTTCGTGAACGCCCAGCTCGGCTTCATGGCGGTGTATCTGCTGGCCGACTACGACGACCTGGCACGCAAACTCATCCTGGCGCACCACACGGCGCTGATCGACCGCAGCACCTTGGAGCGCTGGCTCAATGATGGTGCGCACGCGCTGCGCAGCCTGTTCTCGCTGGCCCAGCAGTACCGCTACTCGGGCACGACGCGCGACGACTTCGCGGCGAAGAACGCGGCGGCGCGAGCGGCGCTGGAGAAGTTCGGCGAGTTGCCGCAGGACGTGCTGGAAGGCACGCGCCGCTCGCGCTTCGCGCCACCCATCGCGCGGCGGACGAACAAGCCCGGCACGCCGCCTGCTGCGCCTGCCATCGTGCCCGATGCGCAGGCTTCCACGGGTGGCGCAGCCGATGGTGCGGCGGGCGATGAGGGTGCTGGCGCATGA